GCACCGTCGAGCGGGCCGGACGGTGGCTGCCGAAGTGCTCCGCGTAGATCTCGTTGACAACGCCGAACTCAGCCATGTCGGCCAGGAAGACGGTCGTCTTGACGACCCGGCTGAAATCCGTACCGGCCGCTTTGAGGACCGCGGCAAGGTTGGCAAAGACCTGGCGCGCTTGCGGACCGACCTCGCCGGAGACGACTTCCATCGTGACCGGGTCGAG
The Gemmatimonadales bacterium genome window above contains:
- a CDS encoding RidA family protein; translated protein: MSNIDIIATDAAPKAIGPYSQATAVGNLVFTAGQIALDPVTMEVVSGEVGPQARQVFANLAAVLKAAGTDFSRVVKTTVFLADMAEFGVVNEIYAEHFGSHRPARSTVQAAGLPKGVRVEIECIALR